The window TTTGTTTTTACGTGAATTTTGATCCggggatatttttttaatgcatttattgcatgattgtGGGGAAAATATGAAGATCAATTCTCccatgaaaaatcatatttcctgaGGGCAACACCCgagggaaatatgatttttctggaggaataaatcttcattatTCCCGAACGTTTatgcaataaattgtttatGATCCCGAACGACTGGTGATAATTTAATTAGAATACATCAGATCAGTTTCTAATCGTGTTTCATTTCTAGTAAAGCAATATGGTagttaatgttaacattaaaaatttaatattaatgttatattCTTACCGTAATACCTCTTGTATTTCGTTATTAAAAGCAAGTTACATGAGCAAATATTATGAGTGAATTTCATTCAATGCTATCCATATATGTGCACATATGTGTGTACATATACTTCGTTCTGCACCCACACTCTGTGTttacttctcaaaaaccaaCAATGATTATCATCGATTCAACTTTTGAGAAAATTTTTGGCATACCTGTAGCGATGTTTATGTTTAAAGcttaaagttcaaattttcacagttacattgtacatataattGTTCATGattgttttacatatatatgtttcaCCTACGTAACTTGTTCATGTCGAATTATCATCATTCGTGACTTCTCTCTTTCTCTAACTTCATTCGTTTGAGTTACCTGATGAATTACGGTCAAAATCGACTATATACTGACATAGGAGCATGTGCGGATCTAGAGGGAGGGGTGGGGTAGATCCGCTCctccccctggaaaaatttaaatttttgaaatttacaccTTAAATTTACTAAAACATGCCTCGGATTCCTTCCCCTCCCCAATCAAAACTATttgtcggaccccccccccccttcccaccACCCAAactggaaaaaaataagaaagtaCTCAAATTGTgattatatgataaaataaatataagttaGCCCCCGTCCATTGCAATCCTTACATTTCCTAGGCTGTCAGCACGCTGACCTATTGTCAACGAAAACGAAACCAAAACTCTTGGAGAACCCCatgatttaattttcatattagaAAGGCATAAGTGGCAGGTGAAGAAAGGTTTGAATACATACTAATTTATGTTAATCACAATGTTTCTGCTTTGTTGTTTTTACTATGAAAACttgtattatttcctagctgcTTTAATTAGACTTAGTGTACCACAGGTACTTGTTCGTAGTACAAAATATGGTGTTCCGTTGGGGATACTTTCAATTTCGCACGTTCGCCTTTACAAAGGTGAAAGAGTGCTAAGTATCAAAGGCGAAAGAACGATAGTGATAAGGTGCGTCGGAGCAGAGCGAAGGTgcaaaggcgaaggagcgaGACTTCTATCTTAGAAAAATTTTAGGATCATCCAAATTCAAACTTATTGACGAAAATCAAAACTGTCTTAGATTTAGCTAGCCTAGgctaaaactctctctctctctctctctctctctctctctctctcttgtccattcggaagtattcgggacacctcgcgcaatttttcaacattatcatccgggcttttcAATGGctaatgcaatgcaaaatccccataggctttctattttgggatgtgtattgaaacctgaagcggtagagggggcgtttcaaatcagacaagaaattatattgacggaagatttaaatattaattactactcgttttgaattttaacattttactatcatCATTAAGAATAGAGttcgataatttttttcctaaaaggaattataaatcttacagtttatgaagataatcattgttattttaaaagaattgaaaataaatcaggttagctcaaattttcaggtccatACAAATTTCCAGTCCTTTCAAATGTTTGCGTAAAAAATGATATGGATGTCATTCCATGATAATTTTCTACCAAAAAGCACATGGCAATATAAATTcacacacaaagtcattttatttgacgcagcacatagaaattcaaatacatcatttatataaaagttcatgtcattctgcaggcatgttcacgaagctaTCTTAGGACTATGGTATGTCCTAAGTACATCTTAGGATACGTCTTAGTCTTAAGTCTGTTTCTCGAAGctctcctaaatttaggaaCCGCCATAACTTTGTCCTAACTTTAAGACATCACCAACCTTGTCCTAAGACCATCCTAAAGCTATAAAATCACGTTTTTAGGTATATGGGGATGTTGTGAAGCCTTTTCTTAAGACCGGTAATATAAGGCAATATTTTCCACAGCTCCAGCATTTTCGACAAACaccaaattcctaatccgggaggggggggggcatagtcaattattctatcatgtatgttcattttaacaaaattatgtgGAGGGGGGCCCCGAACACTCACCACATCCCCGTTGCTACATGCCTGCCTTGGAGCTgacaaattaagattttttgttgttgcaaatACTACTAGTATCTCTGTTTGACGAATGAAAgttattcacttatttttttaatctacatTGTACACTAAATGAGTTACACtcattgttttgattataataatttttgataacaattatttaaatgtcctttgctataaaaagtaaatttacatcggGTTACATATACCATGCATGATCATtcctaatttttatcactttagtctgaaaaaaataatctttaaaacatttgtaatgttgaatgaactgtatttatatattttcgaaatatattacaacttatttcttatttaacatgttcgggtattctatatattgcagATAAAAGGGAAATTGGTTGTGTTTGTACGAGTACATGTGTTTCCTCATGTAACGTttcaaattctatgaaaatcgcgtgtttatgtattacatatacttgaatgacaagattctcaaatgttaattatgaaatgacaatacacacgtcttgtttacataattatctaCTTGTAAGCCAATTTTGtcctgataaatattttttttttttttaaaagaacagtTATTTTTTGGggcttgtaatattttttatttttatttttattgggggggggggtcatttaaagaaaaacaaactaaattgtTATTGGTAACTGATATATATTTAGGTAAAAATGCATACATTAAAATTACTGGTTTTAGGCGTTTTGTGTTAACTACCAAGACGTACAATTTTCTctggcaaaatgtttaatgattcaTCCCTACACAAGTCTCTCAAATTCGATCTGAATGAacaattgtgaaaaaataaaaatggttgtAGAAGAttaggatatcctaacttaagatgttcctaagtaaccgtcgagctacatcttaagacgtgtcctaagttgatcttaagatgttcctaacttttttcctaagtcatatcttaggaacacacttaggtcatatcttaggaaagtttcgtgaacatgcctgcaggtctttagtatttcaggtctttagtgtGTCCCGTTTGCCAATCCCGATACAATGAAAAACTCTAACACGACAGTCTTTGACcaacttttcatttacgagcaaaacaaaaaaattgtaatatttttaaaaggcatgaaacatatttctacatgcaaatttcctGGGTGTGGAGGACCCTTGAcatgatatttgttttttaaaaacttattttaaaaatgaacattatattaattcattaaaaaaaaactatcccgcagaaacgcagttacaatatttaaatgtgtatcaaataacggaccgcctcctggcggcccgtaataatctggacatttttcatattaatggatgaacgtagtttgagcacagaGGTATTCATTATTAACGAAATATtaagcgaaaagtggtggaagcaaaaactcgggacatgGTATGATAAGTCTTCTACAACGGTAAGTCTCCTGTAACGGTGAAACCGGATGAACGTGTTTTTCGCGGTTTGTAAGTCAATCTGTGTCCAATTAGTTTTCTAGACTTTTTTACGCTATCGTTTGGCGAATTGATTTCAATCGTGCTTTCTTACTTTTAATCAACAGGAATGTACCtaactaatttttaaatggCATTCTTATTTACGACCGGGTTAGATTAGTGTTTCAATAAATGAGGaaatgaagaaaagaaaaataaggaCTTAAATGTAAactcatcattaatttttttcttgactGCAGTAAGGATTTCTAGTCATGGATTTGAACAACATTACGTCAACGGTTTGGTCATATATCACGTGGCCCCTCAGCTTTATTAGTCAACCAATCAAACAGCCTATTTTAGGTGGAGTTTTTGGATGGTAAGACTTAAGTCTTCAAAATCTTGTGTTTAAGCATTTTAATgtcgctcactacaccttgaagtAGTTGTAATTATTCAGTCAGCATTTTTACTTCATAATGAAAGGTACTTTAGCATGTATGATGCATAACAAATATATGATTCAAATAGGCGGAAATACGCaattttggattttaaaaaatacgatTTTCAGATGTACAATtcagtaaatatgaacaaaagtaCTAGGTGGATTCAAACTTCTAATCTTTGATTCACAAGCCCGATACTTTACCACTGAGCTTTTGTGGTATTCAACCAAATcaattgatacaaacaattagcttaaagaaacCATTTAAACCGTCATACTGTGACATTTTATAAAGTATGTCTTGATGAAGTGAGCTACTGTCATGTTGtggtttattttgaatttacttgATGGCGGTAAATTCACAACATAACACTACCTTAAACCCATATTGCTGTTCACTTGCTTCACACACAATTCGTCATTTTAGATAAACTATGGTTAACGATCTCATATCCTCagattttacatgaaaatattaGGAAGTTATGAGTTTGAGCTTTAAATAGGAGAAAtttgaatcaattttgaagagctcataattatattatgtacatgtgtatcaaaCATTCCATACATCCTAGGTTTTGTTGTATCACGATAATAACTAGTAAAGGTTACGTATGAAGTTTTTAAGTTCAATCCGTCCGAGCTTTCACAGATTTagtcatttttcaattttttcattgtaaCTCAGTCGGGCAAATTTGCTTAAATGTGTAAAATACCTGGAAACCTTAACTTTAGTATCAAACCTTAAAGTAACAATAAATGTTTATTGCATGTTCATTCTAAAAAAActaagatttttcttaaatatttatagTACTCCCGTATGATCATacgaatacatgtacttagtaaACATAACAATCGTGAAGATTAAAGGGACTTAGATACaatttgagataaaaatattttaatgtatttttatgtggtaaatgatttatttgcgcattttgaatgattgaccaaattttgaatgttagaagtcaagtttaAGAAAGATATAGAGGTAAGAATTTATTGTGATGCAAACAACGCTCGACTCTTGTATCTgtttacaaaaattgtaagtaatGTATGACCATTTCTTTCGTGGGAAACAAGATAAACTTATTCAAtgtgttaaaaaataatatcatcaacaaaagaaagcaaCATTGAAATTTATACGGTGAGACACATACTAGagtgtaaacaataacaagtttacaaaacaaagcatgccaaactctgtatcttgcttgtaactcaatatttgattttttaattttgacgaagcattaaaaatacacatattaacgattttaaacataaaaaatggaaaaatgaaatttaaaattttgagctcaaatcgtgtctaggtcccattaaggtacttcactacaccgagacttatactttttaagacactacgttacaagatggcgatttaaatgtttttttgaaCTGTTTGTATAAATCGAATCAGGTGTATATCGTCATACATGTAGCttagtggttaaagtatcaggcttgtgaaccgcagatcatgagttcgaatctgcctggggcttttgttcatatttactaaataaattttttgaaattatcatttttcctttctaaaattgcactttttttttgcctatttgacacatatacttcttatccatcatgctatctatcataatcaaataatagTGAGGCactttaaggaggctgggtggttaAAAAATTACACATCAGATCGaccttaaatttttagatacGATTTGTTAAACGTTAAACTATCATTAAATAAAGGCAACATTATATcaattttagctttaaaattttaatattatctaTATCTTCTTCTAAAGATGTCAATACAGTTTTTAAACGGCCACGACCATCCAACCCTTTTAAGTAAATTATTGATATtaactatatttttttctcttattaaCAGGGCCATTGTTTGGATTATCTTTCACATTGGATACACAGTCCTCGTGTACCTTGCAGTGCTGTTAATTCTCTCTCTGGTAAAATTGTGATTCGGGTGAATTTGGCTTTATAATCTGacctatttaattttttttttaaactttttacatcAGGTTATATTAAAACCAATGTGTTTtataagctcacctgagccaaaggttcaagtgagctttttcatatcaaaatttgtctgttgtctgtcgtTGGCGTCGTTgtcttaaaggtcatatgaaacgatatcctgaccataaTGAGTTATATTtgggaatgagttcataagtgcctatttaataagactgacattgttttttttaatattttatgcaaaatgtgagcgccacagtcgatcaaaatcacttaatcgggaaaaggaacattgacttacgcggcttacctcccttgtatatgacgtcagtaagacccaatgGCCTTATAtagctatgttgtgaatacaattatccatgtcattttgcagcattttaaaagaaaaaaagacactattttatataaaaactggtataattttacaattatcaaCCACGGCAGTATTTTTTCCgtcaagaaatgaaatcgtgcGCGTTTATATTTGATAGCGTGTACATATTCAGTTTAGAGACTGCACGGACaatgaatgattttcttcatgGTTCTAcatgaatataattttaaaatatgcaagtatatatgttttatttcaatctgtttcatgaaattttcaaattcaaaaataactgatctttaattttttccatttgcacgttcatgcaattcattaagatttttttctaaacaacttaTAGGCCTCGTGGTGCCTCATTTGCTTCACGATTAAATTGTTTGTTTcgctttcaaattcacaaataggttaccatttaattatttttcgtcTAGGAGAAATTccttcaaatgttttgattttgaaacgTGTGTACTTGTATGtgcaatgttttgattttacaacgtgtatgtgcggtgtttactcacagatcccttctatctcactttcttccgcaatTTTTTCTTTCGTTCTTTTATAATTATTGCTGCTTGTTCTGACTAAGATCTattgattatcttcacatttgttcacaactatttttatcaaacaaccgatttattttttaccgatacatttctaaatccttaaatgtCATATTTCCGCtatctaatttaataaaacgttaatagAGGTGTACACAGAGTATTTTTCTtaagatattgctacatgtatgaatcaataagtcagaaatttatattatttcaaaataaaatttaagaataattttgcggcatttttcagcagctcttaaatacaaactatgtacacaatgcctcaaacattttcattggcctgccttatacttttttatgtgacaaaataaattaaatgaattagaatgctttaattccctttaaatgtagctcaatcattatacgtatcgaaaaagaaaatgatgtttctatttcaaaatgataaggataattcattaatcagctgttaaTATTGGggcatttctttcgttaaattttcACTGAagtacgggatcttcatcatgattttaccGGTACTCTGGTGAGATCgaagctgatattagatttattcgATAACGACCAATTCAAAATAAGTCATCTgtactacgaaatcaaatgatctcattttaaaagaaagacacgttcatatatgcaaaaactACTAAAATCAaatcgataaactactgtaaaattacactagatttgatgcattgtttacatcggtgggtctgTGTGACGTCATTAAtacacaaaatcaagaacgataagcggggaAGAATTTTTTCATGTGCTGagttttcacggttatttctcagtaatgcaaaggcaaaaaaatcttacttcacgtattttaacatttgtttataccaagctttatatttatgaaagaaaattatagtgttaaaaatcgtttcatatgacctttaaactTTTCACATATTCGCCTTCTTCTCCGAGATCGATGGACCAATTCTACTGtactttgtacaatttttcatGTGGTAAAGGgggattcaattttgttaaattcaattttgccACGCCTTCTTTTAAGGAGGGATTATTAGgtattattgaaaatttctgAATATCtagaaaaatcttattctcaaaaactgAATAAACAGGAAGAGCTCATTGTTTAACTTAGGAAAATGTAGAGAAAAATTGACAgtctttgaaaatgaaaatatgctCTACAAAGTTGTCGAGTTATTTGATACCCTAAGTTTTTTTTGGTTATTGCTGCCCAGGTAAGCGACGTGGGCCCTGGGCCTCTTGTCCAACGTTTTTATGTCGACCCAATAACatataataaatgtatgaaaattcattttctaaTAATTGTGCTCagaataaataatatatcaaaagCTTTTAATGGTGGTTGTTCCAGGGCGCTGAAAAATTTGGTATTGTCACAATCACCATTCACTGGAAACGAATTTCCGAATTAATGAGGAGTACGGGGGTGAAGGATTCAACCGATGGAAATTTTCCACGAAAGGTAAAAACGGTAGGCGATTgaaattcttcaattaaattttcTCCTAATTGAAGCTTTTAGCAATATTTTCTGAATAGTAAATCAATGACGAAATAAGTAAACAATGCTATACTGAAGCTATACGAAAGCTTCTAACCCGTTTAACTATATTCCCATTGACACATACTGTTCAGTAACTCTCATAAAAGGTACccttttattctttattttcagATCCAGGACTTCGCGTCCGACAATTGGATGTTTTCTGTTGGATTGATTTTTGGGGTCGTAATAGGGATGAAGATATGATGACTGAAGTAAAAACATCAGAACACAATACTAGTTTGCATTTTTTTCCTCTTTGTAATCTATCAGCAGAGTGGAGAGTGTAACGAAAGGCCGGGCTTTTGCTACTCGATCTCCATGCATAAGTTAATTTAGGATAAAACTTTTTTCCATGCGCGACTATTTTCGCATTTAGACAGTTGAATCCACGCATCGATGGTTAGTTGCCAATCAAGCAGAGTTTGAACTTCAACTtcgtttatgtacatgtaacattagaATTAGAAGAttaaagagatctaaaaactcaaaTTGAAcgtattttttcattcattcatactttatttcctCCTTAAGGAGATAATGAAAATACATACAAGTTataaattttcagttttaaacatCAAATTATAAGGAAaagggaaagaagaaaaaaaaagatgactaacataaatatatatacataaaatatacatgattTTATACTGCACTATTGTTCACAAACATTTCGTCAGAACTGGAAGTTATGAGCTCACATTGCACTTGAACGGAGGGCTCTGAAGTATCGGGCGGCATATGAACGCACTAAACGAAAATTGGTCAGGTAAAAGAACGCATGGAGTGACTTGTCCAGCGGAGTAGATGTATGGCGACCAATAAGAGTCATATATAGGTCATCTTCAGAGAGACCACTTATTTCTGTAATTAGTGGAATATCAAAAGAATTAATAATTACGCTCCACCACCTATTACGAAGATCGGAAGTAACTGGACACGTACATGAGCGGTGACAGACATCCCTGAATGCGCGATTGCACAACACACAGACATATATAGATTTTCATGATAATTACAATGCATATTTGAACACAATTTGGCAATAAATTTACACAAGTTGATTTTGTCGGGAGTTGATGGTTTTTTTAGGTTAACTTACTTTGTATTCTGACCAATAACGGAATTTTGTAAATTCGACTTTGTAATATCTACACATCTTTACTTTAACTATATATTTTACcgtgtttattttctttaaaaagttacaGCTGTTTTTCGATCAACTTATGGACCAATgatgattttcaaattaaacatttaaaagagaTACACACTTTCATTTGCGTCAAATATGAATGACGAtgcatatttttgttattttacacgCATTAAATGCTGTAAATTACAATGCTGAATTTGATCGCGTTACAAAGATAT is drawn from Crassostrea angulata isolate pt1a10 chromosome 5, ASM2561291v2, whole genome shotgun sequence and contains these coding sequences:
- the LOC128186136 gene encoding uncharacterized protein LOC128186136 isoform X1 — its product is MDLNNITSTVWSYITWPLSFISQPIKQPILGGVFGWAIVWIIFHIGYTVLVYLAVLLILSLGAEKFGIVTITIHWKRISELMRSTGVKDSTDGNFPRKVKTIQDFASDNWMFSVGLIFGVVIGMKI
- the LOC128186136 gene encoding uncharacterized protein LOC128186136 isoform X2, which encodes MDLNNITSTVWSYITWPLSFISQPIKQPILGGVFGWAIVWIIFHIGYTVLVYLAVLLILSLGAEKFGIVTITIHWKRISELMRSTGVKDSTDGNFPRKIQDFASDNWMFSVGLIFGVVIGMKI